A region of Saccopteryx leptura isolate mSacLep1 chromosome X, mSacLep1_pri_phased_curated, whole genome shotgun sequence DNA encodes the following proteins:
- the MPC1L gene encoding mitochondrial pyruvate carrier 1-like protein, with the protein MVAIVALWRKVRDYMKTKEFRDYVTSTHFWGPMGNWGLPLAALKDMEASPDIISGRMTMALIFYSMAFMRFAYRVQPRNLLLMACHGTNVVVQSVQAKRYLTYHYGGGAEKTAAADAGVDAAANTNAAAAAAAGDTDTDTTTCDCHYD; encoded by the coding sequence ATGGTGGCGATAGTGGCACTGTGGCGGAAGGTGAGGGACTACATGAAGACCAAGGAGTTCCGGGATTATGTGACCAGCACCCACTTTTGGGGTCCCATGGGCAACTGGGGCCTACCGCTGGCTGCCTTGAAGGACATGGAGGCGTCGCCGGATATCATCAGCGGCCGCATGACCATGGCGCTCATCTTCTACTCGATGGCTTTCATGCGCTTCGCTTACCGCGTACAGCCTCGAAACTTACTGCTGATGGCATGTCACGGCACCAACGTGGTGGTGCAGAGTGTGCAGGCGAAACGCTACCTAACCTATCATTACGGAGGTGGCGCTGAGAAGACTGCTGCTGCCGATGCCGGTGTCGATGCCGCCGCCAACACcaacgccgccgccgccgccgccgccggggaCACTGACACCGACACCACAACCTGCGACTGCCACTATGATTAG